One region of Vigna angularis cultivar LongXiaoDou No.4 chromosome 10, ASM1680809v1, whole genome shotgun sequence genomic DNA includes:
- the LOC108335721 gene encoding formin-like protein 6 produces MKAPHLSFFYFYIILLTLFLFLSIPVNTAKRVNSNTSANESGTRRILHQPLFPASSAPPPPLPVESPPSPEGGNIPFFHEYPAGPPPDQSQAAPSNSNTSIANPTATQPAKGTKKVAIAISVGIVTLGMLSALAFFLYKHRAKHPVESQKLVAGSGNTNNNSHISNRNEVDSTAPPSSFLYIGTVEPTRASTNDSRDNRDVNKANRSPYHKLKRSDRYRPSPELQPMPPLSKPPDGNYPPAVSSSSESDEESRGTVFHSPQNSSVDGYYTPASRQSSLVNGSPAKRDTNSTPTPVVPFSKRTSPKSRVSAPSPEIRRVIIPSIKQPPPPSPPLPKHSRKPKFSAPPPPPNLKHLQSTTDTVSHVSNTLLNPPPPPPPPPPPPPPRKSESPAVSVSSNSASVKRQSLSPIEGSVTKGSEEVEQSVSSSERLQANDRDGAKPKLKALHWDKVRATSDRATVWDQIKSSSFQLNEDMMESLFGCKATNSAPKEPPRKSVFPSVDQENRVLDPKKSQNIAILLRALNVTREEVSEALLDGNPEGLGTELLETLVKMAPTKEEEIKLKNYDGDLSKLGSAERFLKAVLDIPFAFKRVEAMLYRANFDAEINYLRKSFQTMEAASDELKNSRLFLKLLEAVLRTGNRMNVGTNRGDAKAFKLETLLKLVDIKGTDGKTTLLHFVVQEIIRSEGAGAESANENVKMDSKFNEDEFKKQGLQVVAGLSRDLSNVKKAAGMDSDVLSSYLSKLETGLDKVRLVLQYEKPDVLGNFFNSTKLFLKYAEDEIVRIKADERKALYLVKEVTEYFHGNAAKEEAHPLRIFMIVRDFLSILDLVCKEVEKMHDKIVGGSGRSFRIPPNVSLPVINRYNHPKQDRSSDEESSSP; encoded by the exons ATGAAAGCTCCTCACTTGAGCTTCTTCTACTTCTACATCATCCTCCTCACACTGTTCCTCTTCCTATCCATACCAGTCAACACTGCAAAAAGGGTCAATAGTAATACCAGCGCTAATGAATCTGGTACAAGAAGAATTCTGCACCAGCCATTGTTCCCGGCGAGTTCGGCACCACCGCCACCACTTCCGGTGGAGAGTCCTCCATCGCCGGAAGGCGGAAACATCCCCTTCTTCCACGAGTACCCGGCGGGGCCCCCACCGGATCAGAGCCAAGCAGCCCCGTCCAATTCCAACACTTCAATTGCAAACCCAACTGCAACACAACCCGCAAAGGGAACAAAGAAGGTAGCAATCGCGATCTCAGTGGGGATTGTGACCCTTGGAATGCTATCAGCGTTGGCCTTCTTTTTGTACAAACACAGAGCCAAACACCCGGTGGAGTCTCAGAAACTGGTCGCTGGGAGTGGGAATACCAATAACAATAGCCATATCTCAAACAGAAACGAGGTTGATTCAACTGCGCCACCGTCGAGTTTCCTCTACATTGGGACAGTGGAACCCACGCGAGCCTCTACCAACGACTCGCGAGACAACAGAGATGTTAATAAGGCCAACAGATCGCCGTATCACAAGCTCAAGCGATCCGATCGCTACCGTCCAAGTCCTGAGTTGCAGCCAATGCCACCGCTCAGTAAGCCTCCCGACGGAAACTACCCGCCGGCGGTCTCCTCCTCATCGGAGTCCGATGAGGAAAGCCGCGGCACGGTGTTTCACTCGCCGCAGAACTCGTCGGTCGATGGGTACTACACGCCGGCTTCGCGGCAGAGCTCTCTTGTCAACGGTAGTCCCGCGAAGCGTGACACGAATTCCACGCCCACACCCGTTGTTCCGTTTTCCAAGAGAACTTCGCCCAAGTCACGCGTTTCGGCACCCTCGCCGGAGATACGCCGTGTCATCATTCCGTCGATAAAGCAGCCCCCTCCACCGTCGCCGCCGCTACCTAAGCATTCCAGAAAGCCGAAATTTTCGGCGCCTCCCCCACCTCCGAATTTGAAGCATCTTCAGTCAACAACCGACACTGTTTCGCACGTGTCAAATACTTTACTCAAtcctcctccaccacctccACCTCCGCCTCCTCCACCGCCGCCGCGAAAATCAGAGTCTCCGGCTGTTAGTGTCTCCTCTAATTCTGCATCTGTAAAGAGGCAGTCTTTGTCACCAATTGAAGGTAGTGTGACGAAAGGTTCAGAAGAGGTTGAACAGAGTGTGAGTTCTTCCGAGAGGCTTCAAGCCAATGACAGGGATGGAGCCAAACCAAAATTAAAGGCTCTGCATTGGGATAAAGTGCGTGCGACCTCAGACCGTGCTACAGTGTGGGACCAGATAAAATCAAGCTCGTTTCA GTTAAATGAAGACATGATGGAATCGTTGTTTGGATGCAAAGCCACGAATTCTGCTCCGAAAGAACCTCCCAGAAAATCAGTTTTTCCTTCTGTTGATCAGGAGAACAGGGTGTTAGACCCGAAGAAGTCACAGAACATAGCTATACTGCTCAGGGCTTTGAATGTGACCAGAGAGGAGGTGTCTGAAGCTCTTTTAGATG GGAATCCTGAAGGTTTGGGCACTGAGCTATTGGAAACACTAGTAAAGATGGCTCCGACTAAAGAGGAAGAGATAAAGCTTAAAAACTACGATGGTGATCTCTCAAAACTGGGATCTGCAGAAAGGTTTCTTAAAGCAGTGCTTGATATCCCTTTTGCCTTTAAAAGAGTTGAAGCTATGCTCTATAGAGCCAACTTTGATGCAGAAATTAACTACCTTAGAAAGTCTTTTCAAACCATGGAG GCTGCAAGTGATGAATTAAAGAACAGCCGCTTATTCCTCAAACTCCTTGAAGCTGTTCTAAGGACGGGAAACAGAATGAATGTTGGCACTAATCGAGGGGATGCTAAAGCTTTCAAACTGGAGACACTCTTGAAACTAGTAGATATAAAGGGAACAGATGGAAAAACCACATTGCTCCACTTTGTGGTTCAAGAGATCATTAGATCCGAAGGTGCAGGAGCTGAATCTGCAAATGAGAATGTGAAAATGGATTCCAAATTTAATGAGGATGAGTTTAAGAAGCAAGGATTGCAGGTTGTGGCAGGGCTTAGTAGAGATCTTAGTAATGTAAAAAAGGCAGCTGGAATGGATTCAGATGTCTTGAGCAGCTATCTTTCAAAGCTTGAAACAGGACTTGATAAAGTGCGATTGGTTTTGCAATATGAAAAGCCAGATGTGCTTGGCAATTTCTTTAACTCTACGAAGCTATTTCTGAAATATGCTGAAGATGAAATTGTAAGGATTAAAGCGGATGAGAGAAAAGCTTTGTACCTTGTAAAAGAAGTCACCGAATACTTTCATGGGAATGCAGCAAAGGAAGAAGCCCACCCTCTCAGAATTTTCATGATTGTGAGAGACTTTCTGAGTATTTTGGATCTAGTGTGCAAAGAAGTGGAAAAAATGCATGATAAAATTGTTGGTGGTTCTGGCAGATCTTTCCGAATACCTCCAAATGTATCATTACCTGTTATCAATAGGTACAACCATCCAAAGCAGGATAGAAGCTCAGACGAGGAAAGTTCATCCCCCTAG
- the LOC108335210 gene encoding glucan endo-1,3-beta-glucosidase 13: protein MGWLFPIFFLCFLGLTVTGQESIEFLNLCETSDDILQASSQADELPLAVSVSAEDLNEVSFSILLAERWLRHNVLAHYPASNITTIVVGTTAFCQQHQHNHLSEVLSSLKNVYHSLKRWGLEKDIKVSVAFTLECLSLNRVYSNNDLKMVKPLLEFLQEVNSTYSVIPHNGFSHFSDKSLSLVSSHFESLKKLGFFCLGNINVIAIVTKGRKSTARKLSVVDFSPIGSLPVRPAPTPEIAKAPMTPSNVPLPPLAQVVSSPPPILSPAFAPEEPPFGVPASSPHGFTLPPCDPLHNGSPYPQIFPVQKVWCVAKPSVPEETLQQAMDYACGEGGADCMEITPQGNCYYPDTVVAHASYAFNSYWQKHKRNGGTCNFGGTAMLINADPSFLHCRFILS, encoded by the exons ATGGGGTGGCTATTtcctattttctttctttgttttctggGTCTTACTG TAACTGGTCAAGAATCCATTGAGTTCCTAAACCTATGTGAGACGAGTGATGACATTTTACAAGCCTCATCACAAGCTGATGAGCTTCCCTTGGCTGTTTCAGTGAGTGCTGAAGACCTCAATGAGGTCTCTTTCAGTATTCTATTGGCTGAAAGATGGCTCAGACACAACGTTCTTGCACACTACCCTGCCTCCAATATCACCACCATAGTTGTGGGAACCACTGCTTTCTGCCAACAGCACCAACACAACCACCTCTCTGAGGTTCTGTCTTCCCTGAAAAATGTCTACCACTCACTCAAGAGGTGGGGTTTGGAGAAAGACATAAAAGTTTCTGTTGCTTTTACTCTGGAGTGTTTGTCTCTAAACAGAGTTTATTCTAACAATGATTTGAAAATGGTCAAACCCCTATTAGAGTTTCTCCAAGAGGTAAACTCCACATACTCTGTGATCCCACATAATGGCTTCTCCCATTTCTCTGATAAAAGTTTGAGCTTGGTGTCTTCCCACTTTGAGTCCTTGAAAAAGCTTGGATTTTTCTGTCTCGGCAACATAAATGTCATCGCCATTGTTACAAAAGGGAGAAAAAGCACGGCAAGAAAGCTTTCAGTTgttgattttagcccaataggTTCTTTACCAGTAAGGCCAGCTCCAACACCAGAAATAGCCAAGGCACCAATGACCCCTTCCAATGTACCTTTGCCTCCTTTAGCACAAGTAGTTTCTTCACCCCCACCAATTCTTTCTCCCGCTTTTGCCCCTGAAGAGCCACCATTTGGTGTTCCAGCTAGTTCACCTCATGGTTTCACACTCCCTCCTTGTGATCCACTACACAATGGCTCACCTTACCCCCAGATATTCCCTGTCCAGAAGGTGTGGTGTGTGGCTAAGCCCAGTGTTCCTGAAGAAACCCTGCAACAGGCTATGGACTATGCTTGTGGAGAGGGTGGTGCTGATTGCATGGAGATTACGCCACAGGGAAACTGCTATTATCCTGATACTGTGGTTGCTCACGCTTCCTATGCTTTCAACAGTTACTGGCAGAAGCACAAGAGAAATGGCGGAACATGCAACTTTGGAGGCACTGCCATGTTGATCAATGCTGACCCAA GTTTTCTTCACTGTCGGTTTATTCTTAGCTAA